One stretch of Segatella copri DNA includes these proteins:
- a CDS encoding heavy metal-binding domain-containing protein: MILSTTPTIEGHPIREYRGVVTGETIIGTNFVKDFFASVRDVIGGRSGSYESTLREAKDTALREMADRAASLGCNAIVGIDLDYETVGKSGSMLMVTCSGTAVII; encoded by the coding sequence ATGATTTTAAGTACAACTCCAACCATAGAAGGCCACCCTATCCGTGAATACCGTGGCGTAGTGACCGGCGAAACCATCATCGGTACCAACTTTGTAAAGGATTTCTTTGCCAGTGTCCGTGATGTAATCGGCGGCAGAAGCGGTTCTTACGAAAGCACCCTCCGCGAGGCTAAGGATACAGCCCTCAGAGAGATGGCCGACCGTGCCGCATCCCTGGGCTGCAACGCCATCGTGGGCATCGACCTGGATTACGAAACCGTGGGAAAGAGCGGCTCCATGCTGATGGTAACATGCAGCGGAACGGCGGTGATTATATAA
- a CDS encoding ATP-binding protein, with translation MASKRYPLGIQTFSEIVKGNYFYADKTAIVYQLAHYAKFHFLSRPRRFGKSLFVSTLQAYFEGKKELFKGLAIEQMEKEWTAYPVIHLDLSCGKYYSLENTYSILNGILEVEEKKYGLKVNPIDEKSFGGRLKNILLAAAAQTGKQVVVLIDEYDAPMHDSVSDEDLQKTIRNIMRDFFSPLKQQEGNIRFVFITGISKFSQLSIFSELNNLKILTLKDEYSSCCGITKSELTQYFREGIEEMAEHNGLTYEETLQQLKQHYDGYHFSINSEDIFNPYSIINALDDKEFNSYWFTSGTPTFLVELLQQKNLDMLNLDDLWVNDDRFDTPTEKLTDPIPVLFQSGYLTIKGYERRGKLYHLCFPNQEVRQGFSKSLVRYYTAQDMNRYDAIVYAYSKNVLINDDMEAFMPHLKAFYDKFPYTIINNNERHYQAVIFTIFTMLGEDVKVEHTTSDGRIDLVLKTDKSIFIFELKYKKSADIAMAQISDKNYAKAFADDERKVVKVGINFSENQRSIEDWVIE, from the coding sequence ATGGCTTCAAAGAGATATCCTTTGGGAATACAAACGTTCTCCGAAATCGTGAAGGGGAATTACTTCTATGCTGACAAGACGGCTATCGTCTATCAGTTGGCTCATTATGCCAAATTTCATTTTCTGAGTCGCCCACGTCGATTCGGAAAATCCTTGTTTGTATCTACCCTCCAGGCTTATTTCGAGGGTAAGAAAGAACTGTTTAAGGGCCTTGCCATCGAACAGATGGAGAAGGAATGGACGGCATATCCTGTCATCCACCTGGATCTGAGCTGTGGTAAATATTATAGTTTGGAGAATACATATTCAATTCTAAACGGAATACTAGAAGTGGAAGAGAAAAAATATGGTTTAAAAGTTAATCCAATAGATGAGAAGTCTTTTGGAGGTCGTCTTAAGAACATCTTGCTTGCAGCAGCTGCTCAAACAGGTAAACAAGTTGTTGTTCTCATCGACGAATATGATGCTCCAATGCATGATTCTGTCAGTGACGAAGACTTGCAGAAGACCATCCGCAATATCATGCGAGATTTCTTCAGCCCCTTGAAGCAGCAAGAGGGAAACATCCGCTTTGTATTCATCACAGGCATCTCCAAGTTTAGCCAGCTCAGCATCTTTAGCGAGTTGAACAATCTCAAGATTCTCACGTTGAAGGATGAATACAGTAGCTGTTGTGGTATTACCAAGAGTGAATTGACTCAGTATTTCCGTGAGGGAATCGAGGAGATGGCTGAGCATAATGGACTCACTTATGAGGAGACCTTGCAGCAACTCAAGCAGCATTATGATGGCTACCACTTCAGTATCAATAGCGAGGATATCTTCAATCCTTACAGCATTATCAATGCTTTGGATGATAAGGAGTTTAATAGCTATTGGTTTACATCTGGTACGCCTACGTTCCTGGTGGAGTTGTTGCAGCAGAAGAATTTGGATATGCTCAATCTGGATGATCTGTGGGTTAATGACGATCGTTTTGATACCCCTACTGAAAAACTTACAGACCCGATTCCTGTTCTTTTCCAGAGTGGTTATCTTACCATTAAAGGATATGAGCGAAGGGGAAAATTGTATCATCTCTGTTTCCCAAATCAAGAAGTAAGACAAGGCTTCTCGAAAAGTCTCGTCAGGTATTATACTGCGCAAGACATGAACAGATATGATGCCATCGTGTATGCTTATTCCAAGAATGTGCTCATCAATGATGACATGGAAGCTTTTATGCCTCATTTGAAGGCATTCTATGATAAGTTCCCATATACGATTATCAACAATAATGAGCGTCACTATCAAGCCGTGATATTCACCATCTTCACCATGCTTGGCGAAGATGTAAAGGTGGAGCATACCACTTCGGATGGAAGAATAGACCTTGTTCTCAAGACGGATAAGAGTATCTTTATCTTTGAGTTGAAATATAAGAAGTCTGCCGACATCGCCATGGCGCAAATCAGCGATAAGAACTATGCCAAGGCTTTTGCCGATGATGAGCGAAAGGTTGTGAAAGTGGGTATTAACTTCTCGGAAAACCAGCGAAGTATAGAGGATTGGGTGATAGAATAA
- a CDS encoding RagB/SusD family nutrient uptake outer membrane protein: MKVILKKAVVVVTIGMMAMLQSCSSNDDLDGYTPTNFNVAGKVEKGPFVRGTAIQMQPLDADLDETGESFTSTITDNEGTFTFGSKLLKSPYVKLSASGYYFNEVTGELSKGTLALNAVANLQNAADVNLNILSHLKYQRVMDLVAKDGKSFKEANNQAQEEVLKTFGLEKYAKTDVNHFSITSGTDEAAALIAVSSLILYNRSEAQITEYLSQLSEEFAEDGNFSETTKLQIRKDMFSLESKLPQIAENIKKRYQEMGKEVAVKNLIYFFDWDGDGTAGNEIAPENHPVSLETNNINVPMEGGSYEVKVNTTVPVYLERPSIPGDDIYDNSTSVLGMKIYETGSGSEPCINYSKELNNNILKVVVKAASFRKEQAVSIPLYDGMGNEVACLNLTQQANPNAEIIVPRLGSVGISLVSDFMSSLSEAVNLEAGMNYRYTKIINDFRFVAPISSSEPNIRKCWNDSYQALNMIARLYRADAMYRAVYSPYLNVYRDLCYYQMLIWWGGVVVMPNAGFEGYADSYVPRTSESSILQMLEEELVEAIRNLDEKKCVAFATNANDALFVSKDVARILLAKVYMYQQKWAAASNLLQQVVDKNIYSMEKVPTKYTSESKDLILALKVGNESRASRVNVDGSPEEVVPIMTTTDVKLLYAECEIHLGNNAKSSKYISEVDNVNGISGTSVSVEGIKQLRKSLKLQDYFAFLKRNGLAMKELGLEKYQLLLPIPQNGIDMNPNLTQNPGY, translated from the coding sequence ATGAAAGTAATTTTAAAGAAAGCCGTTGTGGTTGTTACCATAGGAATGATGGCAATGCTACAGTCTTGTTCTAGTAATGACGACCTGGATGGTTACACTCCTACTAATTTTAATGTAGCTGGTAAAGTAGAAAAAGGTCCTTTTGTTAGAGGTACAGCCATTCAAATGCAGCCTTTAGATGCTGACCTAGATGAAACAGGTGAATCTTTTACTTCTACGATTACAGATAATGAGGGTACTTTTACTTTTGGATCTAAATTGTTAAAGTCTCCCTATGTAAAACTGTCTGCTTCTGGATATTATTTTAATGAAGTAACTGGCGAACTTTCTAAAGGAACCTTGGCTTTAAATGCTGTTGCTAATCTTCAAAATGCAGCTGATGTGAATTTGAATATTCTTTCACATCTTAAGTATCAGAGAGTTATGGATTTGGTAGCTAAGGATGGTAAGTCATTTAAGGAAGCAAACAATCAGGCACAAGAAGAAGTTCTCAAGACTTTTGGTCTCGAAAAGTATGCCAAGACTGATGTTAATCATTTCTCGATTACTTCTGGTACTGATGAAGCAGCAGCTCTTATTGCCGTGTCATCTTTAATTCTGTACAATCGTTCTGAAGCACAAATTACTGAATATTTATCTCAACTTTCAGAAGAGTTTGCTGAGGATGGTAATTTCTCAGAAACTACCAAACTACAAATTCGTAAAGATATGTTCTCTTTGGAAAGCAAATTGCCTCAAATAGCAGAGAATATCAAGAAACGCTATCAAGAGATGGGTAAAGAGGTTGCCGTTAAGAATCTTATCTATTTTTTCGATTGGGATGGAGATGGAACTGCAGGAAATGAAATTGCGCCTGAAAATCATCCTGTCAGTTTGGAAACAAATAATATCAATGTACCTATGGAAGGTGGAAGCTATGAGGTAAAGGTAAATACAACTGTACCTGTTTACTTAGAGCGACCAAGTATTCCTGGTGATGATATATACGATAATTCGACTTCTGTTTTGGGAATGAAAATTTATGAGACCGGAAGTGGAAGTGAACCTTGTATCAACTATTCTAAAGAATTGAATAATAATATCTTAAAGGTGGTTGTAAAGGCTGCCTCTTTTAGAAAGGAACAAGCTGTTTCAATTCCTTTATATGATGGTATGGGTAATGAAGTAGCTTGCTTGAACTTAACTCAGCAAGCTAATCCTAATGCAGAAATCATAGTACCTCGCCTCGGAAGTGTTGGTATCAGTTTGGTTTCTGATTTTATGAGTAGTTTGTCTGAAGCTGTAAACCTTGAGGCGGGGATGAATTATCGTTATACAAAGATAATAAATGATTTTCGTTTTGTTGCTCCTATTAGTAGCAGTGAACCGAATATCCGTAAGTGTTGGAATGATTCATACCAAGCGCTGAATATGATTGCAAGGTTGTATAGAGCAGATGCCATGTATAGGGCAGTATATTCTCCTTATCTGAATGTTTATCGAGATTTGTGCTACTATCAAATGTTGATTTGGTGGGGTGGTGTAGTTGTGATGCCTAATGCAGGTTTTGAAGGTTATGCAGATTCTTATGTTCCAAGAACATCCGAATCTAGTATTTTACAAATGCTGGAAGAAGAACTGGTAGAAGCAATAAGAAATTTGGATGAAAAGAAATGTGTAGCTTTTGCAACCAACGCCAATGATGCTTTGTTTGTATCGAAGGATGTGGCTCGTATTCTTTTGGCGAAAGTATATATGTATCAGCAAAAATGGGCTGCAGCTAGTAATCTTCTCCAACAAGTTGTTGACAAAAATATATACTCTATGGAAAAAGTTCCAACAAAATATACATCTGAAAGCAAAGATTTGATATTGGCTTTGAAGGTTGGCAATGAGTCAAGAGCCTCTAGGGTAAATGTAGACGGAAGTCCTGAAGAGGTAGTACCTATTATGACTACTACGGATGTCAAGCTTTTATATGCTGAATGCGAAATTCACTTGGGTAACAATGCAAAGTCTTCAAAATATATTTCAGAAGTAGATAATGTGAATGGTATTTCCGGAACAAGTGTTTCTGTTGAAGGAATTAAACAACTGAGGAAGTCTCTTAAATTGCAAGACTATTTTGCTTTCTTGAAAAGAAATGGTTTGGCGATGAAAGAACTCGGATTAGAAAAATATCAGTTGCTTTTACCTATTCCTCAAAATGGAATAGATATGAATCCAAATTTGACTCAAAACCCAGGGTATTGA
- a CDS encoding helix-turn-helix domain-containing protein translates to MADLYEYSTPELVRLLGMRFKEYRMRCNLTQKEVAELTGLGLTTIHKFENGTAGNLSLATFLLLLKVVGQIDAINDVLPELPPSPYLMRKDEKKAQRIRHTKR, encoded by the coding sequence ATGGCAGATTTATATGAATATTCTACTCCTGAGTTGGTACGCTTGCTGGGAATGAGATTCAAGGAATATAGAATGCGATGCAATCTCACCCAGAAAGAGGTAGCCGAGCTTACTGGGCTTGGCTTGACCACCATCCATAAGTTTGAGAATGGCACTGCGGGCAATCTTTCGCTAGCCACTTTTCTCCTCTTACTGAAGGTGGTGGGGCAGATTGATGCTATAAATGATGTGCTTCCAGAACTACCCCCTTCACCTTATTTGATGAGAAAGGATGAGAAGAAAGCGCAGAGAATACGTCATACAAAACGATGA
- a CDS encoding alpha-amylase family glycosyl hydrolase — protein sequence MKEKVIIYQVLPRLFGNQNTTCKENGTIEENGCGKLNNFSDKVLASIHDMGFTHIWYTGVIRHATQTNYSSYGIPTQHAEVVKGKAGSPYAITDYYDIDPDLAVNVSMRMKEWEQLIERTHKAGMKVIMDFVPNHVAREYHSICKPTGVRDLGEDDDPNMHFSTRNNFYYAWGDLDLNEIRRSKPEFKAFSAKDAKIYEPYTESPAKATGNDRFDNHPGCNDWYETVKLNYGVDYCDAGGRSYHYEPVPNTWGKMTGILLFWASKGVDGFRCDMAEMVPTAFWAYATGILKAKYPHIVVIGEVYDPNQYRNFVKAGFDYLYDKVGMYDCLRGVVRGERPAASITHEWQVVDDIRDHMLYFLENHDEQRIASDFFCGSAMKAIPAAAMSLFFQKNPFMLYSGQEFGEKGMDKEGFSGTDGRTTIFDYWSLETLAHAYQDSSDSALSQEQKYLAATYRQLLRFANEEKAIREGETFDLMYVNPGSENFDPRTNFAFLRKKDDEAMLIVLNFAQEARQLQVCIPGHAFDFFHIAEEEVLVTELFSGGKKKVELKKDGVFPISMDANGVRIYKFNVKMEESDIILNEHHKEEFPPAHTAEHLLNQLMVRLFGCERSRNAHIERKKSKMTFVVDHKPTRQEEKEIETEMNRLIELDMPVTYEFVDRDHIPANVKLDRLPDDASETLRLVRIGDYDVCPCIGKHVRSTAQIGKFVLLGTNWDEHAHSLRIRFKIVQ from the coding sequence GTGAAGGAAAAAGTTATTATATACCAGGTTCTCCCACGACTCTTCGGAAATCAGAATACAACCTGTAAGGAAAATGGTACCATCGAAGAGAATGGTTGTGGAAAGCTGAATAATTTCTCTGATAAAGTTTTGGCTAGCATCCACGATATGGGATTTACACATATTTGGTATACGGGTGTGATTCGTCATGCCACTCAGACAAACTACTCTTCTTATGGAATTCCTACTCAGCATGCAGAGGTAGTGAAGGGAAAAGCAGGTTCGCCATATGCTATTACCGACTACTATGATATCGATCCAGACTTGGCTGTGAATGTCAGTATGAGAATGAAAGAGTGGGAGCAGCTGATAGAGCGTACTCACAAGGCTGGTATGAAAGTAATCATGGATTTCGTTCCGAACCATGTAGCCCGAGAGTATCATTCCATTTGCAAACCAACAGGTGTACGGGATTTGGGAGAAGATGATGATCCGAACATGCACTTCTCTACTAGGAATAATTTCTATTATGCATGGGGCGATTTGGATTTGAATGAAATCCGTCGTTCCAAACCAGAGTTCAAGGCTTTTTCTGCGAAAGATGCCAAGATTTATGAACCCTATACCGAGAGTCCAGCCAAAGCTACAGGAAACGATCGGTTTGATAACCATCCTGGCTGTAACGACTGGTATGAGACCGTGAAACTCAATTACGGTGTAGATTACTGTGATGCAGGAGGCAGAAGCTATCATTATGAACCAGTGCCAAACACATGGGGTAAGATGACAGGTATCCTCCTCTTCTGGGCAAGCAAGGGTGTAGATGGCTTCCGCTGTGATATGGCAGAAATGGTGCCAACGGCCTTCTGGGCATACGCTACAGGAATATTGAAGGCGAAGTATCCTCATATCGTCGTTATCGGTGAGGTTTACGATCCTAACCAGTACCGCAACTTTGTAAAGGCTGGTTTCGATTATCTTTATGACAAAGTAGGAATGTATGATTGCCTGCGTGGCGTGGTTCGTGGTGAGCGTCCGGCAGCCAGTATCACTCACGAGTGGCAGGTAGTGGATGATATCCGCGATCACATGCTCTATTTCCTTGAGAATCATGATGAGCAGCGCATCGCCAGCGATTTCTTCTGTGGCTCAGCTATGAAGGCGATTCCTGCTGCAGCCATGAGTCTCTTCTTCCAGAAGAATCCTTTCATGCTTTACAGCGGTCAGGAATTCGGCGAGAAGGGAATGGATAAGGAAGGATTCAGCGGCACGGATGGCCGTACCACGATATTCGACTATTGGAGTCTGGAAACTCTGGCGCATGCCTATCAGGATTCATCTGACTCGGCATTGAGTCAGGAGCAGAAGTATCTGGCAGCCACTTATCGCCAGCTTCTTCGCTTCGCCAATGAAGAGAAAGCCATCCGCGAGGGTGAGACCTTCGATTTGATGTATGTGAATCCGGGTTCTGAGAATTTCGATCCCCGTACCAATTTCGCCTTCCTTCGCAAGAAGGATGATGAAGCCATGCTCATCGTGCTTAACTTTGCTCAGGAGGCGCGCCAGTTGCAGGTTTGCATCCCTGGTCATGCTTTCGATTTCTTCCATATTGCTGAAGAGGAGGTGCTGGTAACAGAACTGTTCTCGGGTGGTAAGAAGAAGGTTGAGTTGAAGAAGGATGGCGTGTTCCCGATATCAATGGATGCTAACGGAGTAAGAATCTATAAATTCAATGTCAAGATGGAGGAAAGTGATATCATATTGAATGAGCATCATAAGGAGGAGTTCCCTCCTGCTCATACGGCTGAGCATCTGCTCAATCAGTTGATGGTTCGCCTGTTTGGCTGTGAGCGCAGCCGCAATGCACATATTGAGCGCAAGAAGAGTAAGATGACCTTCGTAGTCGATCACAAGCCTACACGTCAGGAGGAGAAGGAGATTGAGACGGAGATGAATCGTCTGATAGAGCTTGATATGCCTGTTACTTACGAGTTTGTGGATCGTGACCATATTCCGGCTAACGTCAAGTTAGACCGTCTGCCGGATGATGCGAGCGAGACCTTGCGTCTGGTTCGTATCGGTGATTATGATGTTTGTCCATGTATCGGCAAGCATGTCCGTTCTACAGCCCAGATTGGCAAGTTCGTATTGCTTGGTACCAATTGGGATGAGCATGCGCATTCTTTGCGTATCCGCTTCAAGATTGTTCAGTAA
- the fabD gene encoding ACP S-malonyltransferase: MKAFVFPGQGSQFVGMGKDLYDNNALAKELFDKADEILGFKITDIMFAGTDDQLKETKVTQPAVFLHSVISALCLGEEFKPAMVAGHSLGEFSALVAAGAMAFEDGLKLVAARANAMQKACEANPGTMAAIIGLPDEKVEEVCAEVSTEGNVVVAANYNCPGQLVISGNVDAINAACEKLKAAGAKRALPLKVGGAFHSPLMQPAKDELQAAIEKTTFSAPKCPVYQNVDGKPHTDPAEIQQNLIAQLTSSVRWTSSVQAMIADGADDFTECGPGKALQGMIGRIDKNVAAHGIA; this comes from the coding sequence ATGAAAGCATTTGTTTTCCCTGGACAGGGTTCTCAGTTCGTAGGTATGGGTAAGGATCTCTACGATAACAACGCATTGGCAAAAGAACTTTTTGATAAGGCCGACGAGATTCTCGGCTTCAAGATTACTGATATCATGTTCGCCGGTACCGACGATCAGTTGAAGGAAACCAAGGTTACCCAGCCTGCTGTATTCCTCCATTCTGTTATCTCTGCTCTTTGCCTGGGTGAGGAGTTCAAGCCAGCTATGGTTGCTGGTCACTCTCTCGGTGAGTTCTCTGCATTGGTTGCTGCCGGTGCTATGGCTTTCGAGGATGGTTTGAAACTTGTTGCTGCCCGTGCCAATGCTATGCAGAAGGCTTGCGAGGCTAACCCTGGTACCATGGCTGCCATCATCGGTTTGCCAGATGAGAAGGTTGAGGAAGTCTGCGCTGAGGTGAGCACAGAAGGCAACGTGGTAGTTGCTGCTAACTACAACTGCCCTGGTCAGCTCGTTATCTCAGGTAACGTAGATGCTATCAATGCTGCTTGCGAGAAGCTGAAGGCTGCTGGTGCTAAGCGTGCATTGCCTTTGAAGGTTGGTGGTGCTTTCCACTCTCCATTGATGCAGCCAGCTAAGGATGAACTTCAGGCTGCCATCGAGAAGACTACATTCTCAGCTCCTAAGTGCCCGGTTTACCAGAATGTAGATGGTAAGCCTCATACTGATCCAGCTGAGATTCAGCAGAACCTCATCGCACAGCTTACAAGCTCTGTACGTTGGACTTCATCTGTACAGGCTATGATTGCTGATGGTGCTGATGACTTCACAGAGTGTGGCCCTGGCAAGGCATTGCAGGGTATGATTGGCCGCATCGACAAGAATGTTGCCGCTCATGGTATTGCTTAA
- the rplI gene encoding 50S ribosomal protein L9: protein MEIILKQDIIGLGYKNDIVNVKSGYGRNFLIPTGKAVIASPSAKKQLAEDLKQQAHKLEAIKAEAVKKGEALEGIVLTIAAKVSATGQLYGSVNAATVAEELAKKGIEVDRKIITMKDAKKVGEYEATVHYHKEVEVKVPVNVVAENAPVAAPAAEEAPVEAPAEAAAEEEAPAAE, encoded by the coding sequence ATGGAAATTATTTTGAAGCAAGATATTATCGGTCTTGGATATAAGAACGATATCGTAAATGTAAAGAGTGGTTATGGTCGTAACTTCCTTATCCCTACAGGTAAGGCTGTTATCGCATCTCCATCTGCTAAGAAGCAGTTGGCTGAGGATTTGAAGCAGCAGGCTCACAAGCTTGAGGCTATCAAGGCTGAGGCTGTTAAGAAGGGCGAGGCTCTCGAGGGCATTGTTCTTACTATCGCTGCTAAGGTGAGCGCTACTGGTCAGCTCTATGGCTCAGTTAACGCTGCAACTGTTGCTGAGGAACTCGCTAAGAAGGGCATCGAGGTTGATCGCAAGATCATCACTATGAAGGATGCTAAGAAGGTTGGTGAGTACGAGGCTACTGTACACTACCACAAGGAGGTTGAGGTTAAGGTTCCAGTTAACGTTGTTGCTGAGAACGCTCCTGTTGCAGCTCCTGCTGCTGAGGAGGCTCCAGTTGAGGCACCTGCTGAGGCTGCAGCTGAGGAAGAGGCTCCAGCAGCTGAATAA
- the rpsR gene encoding 30S ribosomal protein S18, with product MADQKSEIRYLTAPSIDTKKKKYCRFKKSGIKYIDYKDPEFLKKFLNEQGKILPRRITGTSLKYQRRVAQAVKRARQIALLPYVTDLMK from the coding sequence ATGGCAGATCAGAAATCAGAAATCCGTTATTTGACTGCTCCTTCTATCGACACAAAGAAGAAGAAGTATTGCCGTTTCAAGAAGAGCGGTATTAAGTACATCGACTACAAGGATCCAGAGTTCTTGAAGAAGTTCTTGAACGAGCAGGGTAAAATCCTTCCACGTCGTATCACAGGTACATCTTTGAAGTATCAGCGCCGTGTAGCACAGGCTGTAAAGCGTGCTCGCCAGATCGCTTTGCTTCCTTACGTAACCGATTTGATGAAGTAA
- the rpsF gene encoding 30S ribosomal protein S6: protein MNQYETVFILTPVLSDEQMKETVAKFEKVLTDNGAEILNKEAWGLKKLAYNIEKKTSGFYSLVEFKAEPTVIAKLETAYRRDEKVIRYMTVKLDKYAAAYAEKRRAKLGKKEEA, encoded by the coding sequence ATGAATCAATACGAAACCGTTTTCATTTTGACTCCCGTTTTGTCTGATGAACAGATGAAGGAAACGGTCGCTAAGTTCGAGAAGGTACTCACCGATAATGGTGCTGAGATTCTGAACAAAGAGGCTTGGGGTTTGAAGAAGTTGGCTTACAACATCGAGAAGAAGACATCAGGCTTCTACAGCTTGGTTGAGTTCAAGGCTGAGCCAACTGTTATCGCTAAGCTCGAAACAGCTTATCGCCGCGACGAGAAAGTAATTCGTTACATGACTGTTAAACTTGACAAGTATGCTGCCGCTTACGCAGAGAAGCGTCGTGCAAAGCTTGGTAAAAAAGAGGAGGCTTAA
- the rprY gene encoding response regulator transcription factor RprY, whose amino-acid sequence MEEKIKILLCEDDENLGMLLREYLQAKGFTTVLCPDGEVGYKEFNKNKFDIAVLDVMMPKKDGFTLAQEIRQTNADLPIIFLTAKTLKEDILEGFKIGADDYITKPFSMEELVFRVEAILRRVRGKKSKESTMYHIGDFTFDTQKQLLTIGEKQTKLTTKENELLALLCAHSNEILQRDFALKTIWIDDNYFNARSMDVYITKLRKHLKDDPQIEIINIHGKGYKLIVPNED is encoded by the coding sequence ATGGAAGAGAAAATTAAAATCTTGCTTTGCGAGGACGATGAAAATTTAGGTATGTTGCTTCGCGAATATTTGCAGGCAAAGGGATTTACCACAGTTCTGTGCCCTGATGGCGAGGTAGGTTATAAGGAATTCAATAAGAATAAGTTTGATATTGCAGTACTCGACGTGATGATGCCAAAGAAGGACGGCTTTACCCTGGCACAGGAAATTCGTCAGACCAATGCCGACCTCCCTATCATCTTCCTTACAGCCAAGACATTGAAGGAAGATATCCTTGAAGGTTTCAAGATTGGTGCTGATGATTATATCACCAAACCATTCTCTATGGAAGAATTGGTATTCCGTGTAGAGGCTATTCTCCGCCGCGTACGTGGCAAGAAGAGCAAGGAGTCTACCATGTATCACATCGGTGACTTTACCTTCGATACACAGAAGCAGCTTCTTACCATTGGTGAAAAGCAGACCAAGCTTACCACCAAGGAGAATGAACTTCTTGCTTTGCTCTGTGCTCACTCTAATGAAATTCTGCAGCGCGATTTTGCTTTGAAGACCATCTGGATTGATGACAATTACTTCAATGCACGCTCAATGGATGTTTATATCACCAAACTCCGTAAGCATTTGAAGGACGATCCTCAGATTGAAATCATCAATATCCATGGTAAGGGATACAAACTGATAGTTCCTAACGAAGATTAA